Proteins from one Deinococcus sp. AB2017081 genomic window:
- a CDS encoding M24 family metallopeptidase, with product MTSPISRMQAALAATDLDGWLVYDFRGLNPHAGTVLGLPSGAFLTRRFFVYVPREGQATVLHNHIEGGTWRSMTQDWEAQLRAFGEHAELDAALRDVVAGKRVAMEYSPGGEVPYVSRVDAGTLERVRAAGAAEVVSSADLLQAFLTWSPDDLAAHRRAVDVLMAAKDAAFELIHDRLKAGQPVTELDAQAVIMERIAAAGMDAGHPVNVSFGVNAADSHYEPSPEVHATLQPGQCVLIDLWAQEPGRPFADVTWVGYAGQPTAEYLDAWNAVASARDAALKLIDGAYGRDGWGRVQGWMADRAARSAMGETWEPYFLHRTGHDLGVTIHGAGANLDDYETHDTRALTPGLCVTVEPGTYPAARGFGIRSEVDVYLSPDGPEVTTPIQRSPFVLGEGEWVDVRAAALNS from the coding sequence ATGACCTCTCCGATTTCGCGCATGCAGGCGGCGCTGGCGGCCACCGATCTCGACGGCTGGCTGGTATATGACTTCCGGGGGCTGAACCCGCACGCGGGCACCGTGCTGGGGCTGCCGTCCGGGGCGTTCCTCACGCGGCGGTTCTTCGTGTACGTGCCGCGTGAGGGGCAGGCGACCGTGCTGCACAACCACATCGAGGGCGGTACGTGGCGCAGCATGACCCAGGACTGGGAAGCGCAGTTGCGGGCCTTCGGTGAGCACGCGGAACTGGACGCGGCCCTGCGAGACGTGGTGGCCGGGAAGCGCGTGGCGATGGAATACTCGCCGGGCGGCGAGGTGCCCTACGTGAGCCGCGTGGACGCCGGCACCCTGGAGCGTGTGCGGGCGGCGGGCGCGGCCGAGGTGGTGAGCAGCGCCGATCTGCTCCAGGCCTTCCTGACGTGGTCGCCGGACGATCTGGCCGCGCACCGCCGCGCCGTGGACGTGCTGATGGCCGCCAAGGACGCCGCCTTCGAACTGATCCACGACCGCCTGAAGGCCGGGCAGCCCGTGACCGAACTGGACGCGCAGGCCGTGATCATGGAGCGCATCGCGGCAGCGGGCATGGACGCGGGGCATCCGGTGAATGTGAGCTTCGGCGTGAACGCCGCTGACAGCCACTACGAGCCCAGCCCCGAGGTGCACGCCACCCTGCAGCCGGGCCAGTGCGTGCTGATCGACCTGTGGGCGCAGGAACCGGGCCGGCCGTTTGCCGACGTGACGTGGGTGGGGTACGCGGGCCAGCCGACTGCCGAATACCTGGACGCCTGGAACGCCGTGGCCTCTGCACGGGACGCCGCGCTGAAGCTCATTGACGGAGCGTACGGACGGGACGGCTGGGGCCGCGTGCAGGGCTGGATGGCCGACCGCGCCGCCCGCAGCGCCATGGGCGAGACGTGGGAGCCGTACTTCCTGCACCGCACCGGGCACGACCTGGGCGTGACGATTCACGGCGCGGGCGCGAATCTCGACGATTACGAGACCCACGACACCCGCGCCCTGACGCCGGGCCTGTGCGTGACCGTGGAACCCGGCACGTACCCGGCCGCGCGGGGCTTCGGCATCCGCAGCGAGGTTGACGTGTACCTGTCGCCAGACGGCCCGGAGGTCACGACGCCGATCCAGCGCTCGCCATTCGTGCTCGGCGAGGGCGAGTGGGTCGACGTGCGGGCGGCGGCCCTGAACTCCTGA
- a CDS encoding SDR family oxidoreductase, producing MANLGSSTVMLTGAGGALATAIAQELEDAGAQMVLVGHGDSLARAADRFPATEVIDVDLTQDSSVEELRRVKVDVLVHTVGAFSMQDAQKATTADYRKMFDANMLSLFHAVQGVLPHMLKTKDGLILGVSAGQAARMSGPKAALYTASKAALSAYILSLHDELKAKGVRGMVLYPMGAIDTPANRDDGLKWETMIDPRGLAKSVAHALTRPDRAHMTELKVYPDEEK from the coding sequence ATGGCGAACCTCGGCTCCTCCACAGTCATGCTCACCGGTGCCGGCGGTGCCCTGGCGACCGCCATCGCGCAGGAACTCGAAGACGCCGGTGCCCAGATGGTGCTCGTCGGGCACGGCGACTCCCTGGCCCGCGCCGCCGACCGCTTTCCCGCCACCGAGGTCATCGACGTCGATCTCACGCAGGACAGCAGCGTCGAGGAACTCCGCAGGGTCAAGGTGGATGTCCTGGTACACACCGTCGGCGCGTTCTCCATGCAGGACGCGCAGAAGGCCACCACGGCCGACTACCGGAAGATGTTCGACGCCAACATGCTGTCGCTGTTCCACGCCGTGCAGGGCGTGCTGCCGCACATGCTCAAGACCAAGGACGGCCTGATCCTGGGCGTCAGTGCCGGGCAGGCCGCCCGCATGAGTGGCCCCAAGGCGGCGCTGTACACCGCCAGCAAGGCCGCCCTGAGCGCGTACATCCTGAGCCTGCACGACGAGCTGAAGGCCAAGGGGGTGCGCGGCATGGTGCTGTATCCCATGGGGGCCATCGACACGCCCGCCAACCGCGACGACGGCCTGAAGTGGGAGACCATGATCGATCCGCGCGGCCTCGCCAAGTCGGTTGCCCACGCCCTGACCCGTCCGGATCGCGCCCACATGACCGAACTGAAGGTGTACCCGGACGAGGAGAAGTGA
- a CDS encoding LysE family translocator, with the protein MLTFAAAALALLLIPGPSVLYIVARSMQQGRRAGLVSALGVQTGGLVHVLAATVGVSALVLSSALLFSVLKFAGAAYLIYIGIRTLLARDEVADVALPPAQPLSRIYWQGATVNALNPKTAMFFLAFLPQFVHPAHGPVWVQTMTLGLVFLALATVTDSTYALLAGSVGQRLRGNRVFARRQKYVTGGIYVALGLGTATVGRS; encoded by the coding sequence ATGCTGACCTTTGCCGCCGCTGCCCTGGCGCTGCTGCTCATTCCTGGCCCCAGCGTGCTGTACATCGTCGCCCGCAGCATGCAGCAGGGGCGGCGGGCAGGGCTGGTGTCGGCGCTGGGCGTCCAGACGGGCGGGCTGGTGCACGTCTTGGCAGCCACCGTGGGCGTGTCGGCGCTGGTGCTGTCGTCGGCGCTGCTGTTCAGCGTCCTGAAGTTCGCGGGCGCGGCATACCTCATCTATATCGGCATCCGTACCCTGCTGGCGCGGGACGAGGTCGCAGACGTGGCCCTGCCGCCCGCGCAGCCGCTGTCCCGGATCTACTGGCAGGGAGCCACCGTGAACGCCCTGAATCCCAAGACGGCCATGTTCTTCCTGGCCTTCCTGCCGCAGTTCGTCCACCCGGCGCATGGCCCGGTGTGGGTACAGACCATGACCCTGGGGCTGGTGTTCCTGGCCCTGGCGACGGTCACCGACTCCACGTATGCCCTGCTGGCGGGCAGCGTGGGCCAGCGCCTGCGCGGCAACCGGGTGTTCGCCCGGCGGCAGAAGTACGTCACGGGCGGCATCTACGTCGCGCTGGGACTGGGAACGGCGACGGTCGGGCGCAGCTGA
- a CDS encoding N-acyl homoserine lactonase family protein, with protein MNQTAVQRLYLMQVGVMPEYRIPIVCALMQTQDGRNILIDTGLPEVIPEEASEFENGQDAVEQLALIGLSPDDIDVVVSTHYDIDHAGQHAAFTRAQYVVQRAHHLDAASNPRYAAIRPQWDQPAERLQLVDGDTELLPGLTLVETSGHVPGHQSVLVRLPRTGTVLLTIDAVPFASGFTRDPQDGAGTPDAEAIRASTIKLLDLAERERAALVIFGHDEAQWNGLKLLPEYYD; from the coding sequence ATGAACCAGACCGCCGTGCAGCGTCTCTATCTGATGCAGGTGGGCGTCATGCCCGAGTACCGCATTCCGATCGTCTGTGCGCTGATGCAGACGCAGGATGGCCGAAACATCCTGATCGACACCGGTCTGCCAGAGGTCATTCCCGAGGAGGCGAGTGAGTTCGAGAATGGGCAGGATGCCGTAGAGCAACTGGCGCTCATCGGCCTCAGCCCTGACGACATCGACGTGGTGGTCTCGACGCACTACGACATCGACCACGCGGGCCAGCACGCCGCCTTTACGCGGGCGCAGTATGTCGTCCAGCGGGCTCACCACCTGGACGCGGCGAGCAACCCGCGTTACGCGGCCATCCGGCCCCAGTGGGATCAGCCCGCCGAGCGGCTCCAGCTGGTGGACGGCGATACGGAACTGCTGCCGGGGCTGACCCTGGTCGAGACGAGCGGGCATGTGCCGGGGCACCAGTCGGTGCTGGTGCGGCTGCCCAGGACGGGTACCGTACTGCTGACCATCGACGCGGTGCCGTTTGCCAGCGGCTTCACCCGCGACCCCCAGGACGGCGCGGGCACCCCAGACGCCGAGGCGATCCGCGCCAGCACCATCAAACTGCTCGATCTGGCCGAGCGGGAACGGGCCGCGCTGGTCATCTTCGGGCACGACGAGGCCCAGTGGAACGGGCTGAAGCTGCTGCCGGAGTACTACGACTGA
- the ttcA gene encoding tRNA 2-thiocytidine(32) synthetase TtcA, whose translation MPTPDATTDALLRPILRLSGQAVADYTMIEAGDHVMVCVSGGKDSYTLLDVLLHLQRAAPIKFRVTAVNLDQGQPGFPTDVLPRYLSELGVAHEIIRQDTYSVVKAKVPQGKTTCSLCSRLRRGALYAHARRIGATKIALGHHREDILETFFLNLFHGARLKAMPPKLRSDDGANVVIRPLAYVPEADIAAYAQARAFPIIPCDLCGSQPNLQREVVGHMLAAWEREHPGRSNTMLRALGTVEPSHLLDRVLHDFAGSSEPNENDLMAGLQELPMLG comes from the coding sequence ATGCCCACGCCTGACGCCACCACCGACGCCCTGCTGCGTCCCATCCTCCGCCTGAGCGGCCAGGCCGTGGCCGACTACACCATGATCGAGGCCGGCGACCACGTCATGGTCTGCGTGTCGGGCGGCAAGGACAGTTACACGCTGCTGGACGTGCTGCTGCACCTGCAACGCGCCGCGCCGATCAAGTTTCGCGTGACCGCCGTGAACCTCGACCAGGGCCAGCCGGGCTTTCCCACGGACGTGCTGCCGCGCTACCTGTCGGAGCTGGGCGTGGCGCACGAGATCATCCGCCAGGACACGTATTCGGTCGTGAAGGCGAAGGTGCCGCAGGGCAAGACCACGTGCTCGCTGTGCAGCCGCCTGCGCCGGGGGGCGCTGTATGCCCACGCCCGGCGGATCGGGGCCACCAAGATCGCGCTGGGCCACCACCGCGAGGACATCCTGGAGACCTTCTTCCTGAACCTGTTCCACGGGGCACGCCTGAAGGCCATGCCACCGAAACTCCGCAGCGACGACGGCGCGAACGTGGTCATCCGCCCGCTGGCCTACGTGCCCGAGGCCGACATCGCGGCCTACGCCCAGGCCCGCGCGTTCCCGATCATTCCCTGCGACCTGTGCGGCTCGCAGCCCAACCTCCAGCGCGAGGTCGTGGGTCACATGCTGGCCGCGTGGGAACGCGAGCACCCCGGCCGCTCGAACACCATGCTCCGCGCCCTGGGCACCGTGGAACCCAGCCACCTGCTCGACCGCGTCCTGCACGACTTCGCCGGTTCCAGCGAGCCGAACGAAAACGACCTGATGGCCGGACTTCAGGAACTGCCGATGCTGGGGTAG
- a CDS encoding transglycosylase domain-containing protein: MKWLTGLGALLMVAVGGVGGMWYAWGRDLPSVSDLDVLEFSGKTRVYDRTGTLIGTLTPSLDSAGGVNRNLVPLSRIAAPLQKAVITSEDRRFFEHHGVDYIGITRGLLKGLLRNDLEGGSSITQQVVKNTLLSDLQGARTPERKFKEAVLAYQLDRNYDKQKILNAYLNIVYWGDGGRSDIIGAGTAAHAYFRKDASELNLAESVYLATIIPAPNRRYKDFQAYRPLMKDLLSRMVEDGRVTQAQANEAWKTPIYPAGWRIGWNTDGTIRSAVLERPGRLQENINLFEAQDTPRYAYQHYLQAVEKELMPLIGRKALYGGGRIVTGMSVAAQQAAEQASLDAQVPDGATLGIALVSPQNGEVMALVGQKLTGGRASDWDNATQARRQVGSSIKPLLYTLALQKGWKQSDTVLDSPLSGDYQPQNYDGRWTGRYVTMRYSLDHSLNLPTVRIGQELGVPTFEAKLRDLGLTPPAEGGLSLTIGTLEASPLQMASAYAAFANGGLYYAPSVVRRVEDSRGQVLYARPAPTPKRVWDAQTAWLGLDMLRGVVNDLSESQGGLATRALIPGWPVGGKTGTTNDIKDLWFAGVTPTVAGAVWVGKQAGGALPPWAYSGEVPTPVWQQAVAGALQGQAATTFQEPAGITYRTVRRVDMAFRVSEADQDPVARDGSGQGGGFFTRRRTPVPAPTPEPAPEPVQESVTPEPEPVTQEPAVITPEEAPTVDPVPEPGLIDTAPPADQVPPQDSGADTDGAGLIDAAPPEALPTDPVPAQPDSGDTGTATDPGLVTDPLQDPLPPEALPTDPSAQPDNEIPPLN; this comes from the coding sequence GTGAAGTGGCTGACCGGTCTGGGTGCCCTGCTCATGGTCGCGGTGGGCGGCGTGGGTGGCATGTGGTACGCGTGGGGCCGTGACCTGCCCAGCGTGTCCGATCTGGACGTGCTGGAGTTCAGCGGCAAGACCCGCGTATACGACCGCACCGGCACCTTGATCGGCACCCTGACGCCCAGCCTGGACTCGGCGGGGGGCGTGAACCGCAACCTGGTGCCGCTGTCGCGGATCGCCGCGCCGCTCCAGAAGGCCGTGATCACCAGTGAAGACCGGCGCTTCTTTGAGCACCACGGCGTGGACTACATCGGGATCACGCGCGGCCTCCTCAAGGGCCTGCTGCGCAACGATCTGGAGGGTGGCAGCTCGATCACCCAGCAGGTGGTGAAGAACACGCTGCTCTCGGATCTCCAGGGCGCCCGCACGCCGGAGCGCAAGTTCAAGGAGGCCGTGCTGGCGTACCAGCTCGACCGCAACTACGACAAGCAGAAGATCCTCAACGCCTACCTGAACATCGTGTACTGGGGCGATGGTGGCCGCAGCGACATCATCGGGGCCGGCACGGCTGCCCACGCCTATTTCCGCAAGGACGCCTCGGAGCTGAACCTCGCCGAGAGCGTGTATCTGGCGACCATCATTCCCGCGCCGAACCGCCGCTACAAGGACTTCCAGGCGTACCGGCCCCTGATGAAGGACCTGCTCTCGCGCATGGTCGAGGACGGCCGGGTCACGCAGGCGCAGGCCAACGAGGCGTGGAAGACCCCGATCTATCCGGCCGGGTGGCGCATCGGCTGGAACACCGACGGCACGATCCGCTCGGCGGTACTGGAGCGGCCCGGCCGGCTGCAGGAGAACATCAACCTGTTCGAGGCGCAGGACACGCCGCGCTATGCGTACCAGCACTACCTCCAGGCGGTCGAGAAGGAACTGATGCCCCTGATCGGGCGCAAGGCGCTGTACGGGGGCGGGCGGATCGTGACCGGCATGAGCGTGGCCGCGCAGCAGGCCGCCGAGCAGGCCAGCCTGGACGCACAGGTGCCCGACGGGGCCACCCTGGGCATCGCGCTGGTCAGCCCGCAGAACGGCGAGGTCATGGCGCTGGTGGGCCAGAAGCTCACGGGCGGCCGGGCCAGCGACTGGGACAACGCCACCCAGGCCCGCCGGCAGGTGGGGAGCTCGATCAAGCCGCTGCTGTATACGCTGGCGCTCCAGAAGGGCTGGAAACAGAGCGACACGGTGCTGGACTCGCCCCTGAGCGGCGACTACCAGCCGCAGAACTACGACGGCCGCTGGACCGGGCGCTACGTGACCATGCGCTACTCGCTGGATCACTCGCTGAACCTGCCCACCGTGCGGATCGGGCAGGAACTGGGCGTGCCAACCTTCGAGGCCAAGCTGCGCGACCTGGGCCTGACCCCCCCGGCCGAGGGCGGCCTGTCGCTGACCATCGGGACGCTGGAGGCCAGCCCGCTCCAGATGGCGTCGGCGTATGCGGCGTTCGCCAACGGCGGGCTGTACTACGCGCCCAGCGTGGTGCGCCGGGTCGAGGACAGCCGGGGGCAGGTGCTGTACGCCCGCCCCGCGCCCACGCCGAAGCGCGTGTGGGACGCCCAGACCGCGTGGCTGGGGCTGGACATGCTGCGCGGCGTCGTGAACGACCTGAGCGAGTCGCAGGGCGGGCTGGCGACCCGCGCCCTGATCCCCGGCTGGCCGGTGGGCGGCAAGACCGGCACCACCAACGACATCAAGGATCTGTGGTTCGCCGGGGTCACGCCGACCGTCGCGGGCGCGGTGTGGGTCGGCAAGCAGGCGGGCGGGGCGCTGCCCCCCTGGGCGTACAGCGGCGAGGTGCCCACCCCCGTGTGGCAGCAGGCGGTCGCGGGTGCCCTCCAGGGGCAGGCCGCCACAACCTTTCAGGAGCCGGCCGGAATCACGTACCGCACCGTGCGCCGGGTGGACATGGCCTTCCGCGTGTCCGAGGCGGATCAGGATCCGGTGGCGCGGGACGGCAGTGGACAGGGGGGCGGCTTCTTCACGCGCCGCCGCACGCCCGTGCCGGCCCCTACTCCCGAGCCCGCGCCCGAGCCGGTGCAGGAGTCGGTCACCCCGGAACCGGAACCGGTGACGCAGGAGCCGGCAGTCATCACACCGGAGGAGGCACCGACCGTCGATCCCGTGCCCGAACCCGGCCTGATCGACACGGCTCCCCCGGCGGATCAGGTGCCTCCCCAGGACAGCGGCGCCGACACGGACGGAGCCGGGCTGATCGACGCGGCCCCGCCCGAGGCCCTCCCTACGGATCCTGTGCCTGCACAGCCGGACAGCGGGGACACGGGCACGGCCACCGATCCGGGGCTGGTCACCGATCCCCTGCAAGATCCCCTGCCGCCCGAGGCCCTCCCCACGGATCCCTCGGCCCAGCCGGACAACGAGATTCCGCCGCTGAACTGA